Within Stella humosa, the genomic segment AATGCAGGCTCTCGTCGCGCACCGACCAGGAGACGATCTGGCCCATCCCCTTCATCTTGTTGAAGCGCGGGAAGTTCATCAGCATGGCGAAGCTGGCGAAGAGCTGCAGCCCCTCGGTGAAGGCGCCGAACATGGCCAGCGTGCGGGCGATGTCGGCATCGTTCTCGACGCCGAAATTCTGCATGTAGTCATGCTTGGCCGCCATCTCGCGGTGCTGCATGAAGGCGCCGTACTCGGACTCCGGCATGCCGATGGTGTCGAGCAGGTGGCTGTATGCCGCGATGTGGATCGTCTCCATGTTGGAGAACGAGGTCAGCATCATCTTCACTTCGGTCGGCTTGAACACCCGGCCATAGCGCTCGTGGTAGCAGTCCTGCACCTCGACATCGGCCTGGGTGAAGAAGCGGAAGATCTGGGTCAGCAGGTTGCGCTCGTGCGGCGTCAGCTTGCGCGCCCAGTCGCGGCAATCCTCGCCCAGCGGCACCTCCTCCGGCATCCAGTGGATCTGCTGCTGGCGCTTCCAGAACTCGTACGCCCACGGATATTCGAAGGGCTTGTAGAGCTTGCGGGCGGAGAGGAGGCATGGGGCCTTCGGGGCTGGGCTGGCGTGAAGTTCAGGAGCGGGCGATGCCGGTCGAGCCGAAGCCGCCGGTGCCGCGATCGGACGGGGCCGAGAATTCGGCGACGACGGTCAGTTCCGGCCGCAGGATCGGCACGAACACCATCTGGGCGATGCGGTCGCCGGGCTGGATGGTGATGACGTCCATCCCCGACGTCGGGTTGCGGTTCCACACGGATACCATGATCTCCCCCTGATAGTCGGGGTCGATGACGGCGACGCCGTTGCCCAGCACCAGCCCCTTCTTGTGGGCAAGGCCCGAACGCGGATAGAGCATCGCGGCCATGCCGGGATCGGCCATGTGGATGGCGATGCCGGTCGGCACCAGGATGGCCGGCGCCTGCGGATGGAGCGCCAGCGGCAGGTCGAGGCAGGCGACGAGGTCGATGCCGGCCGCCATCGGCGTCTGGTAGCCGGGCATGCCGAAGCGCTCCAGCATCGCCGGCCGCAGCAGGCGGATCTCGCAACGCATGGCCGTTCCCGCTGCCGACGACCGCGCTACTGGCAGGCCAGGCATTCGTCGTAGTCGCGCACCTCGGCCACCAGGCGGCGGCGGTCGATGGTGTTGTCGGCCTCCACCCCGCCCGCGAAGGATGCCCGCTGCACGCTCTTGGAGCGGCAGTAGTAGAGGCTCTTCAGCCCCATCTCCCACGCGCGGTAGTGCAGCATCAAGAGGTCCCACTTCTCGGCGTCGCCCGCCAGGAAGAGGTTGAGCGAGGTCGACTGGCAGATATAGGGCGTGCGGTCGGCCGCGAACTCCAGCAGCCAGCGCTGGTCGATCTCGAAGGCGGTGCGGAAGCAGGCGCGCTCGTCCTCGGACAGGCATTCCAGGTGCTGGACAGAGCCCTCATGCTCGAGGATCGACTGCCACACCTCCTCGCGGTCCCAGCCCTTCTCGCGCAGCAGGCGCTGGAGGTGGATGTTCTTCACCGCGAACGAGCCCGACAGGGTCTTGTGGGTATAGAGGTTGGCCGGGATCGGCTCGATGCCGGCCGACGTGCCGCCGCAGATGATCGAGATGGAGGCGGTCGGCGCGATCGCGATCTTGTGCGAGAAGCGCTCCATGGTGCCCGTGTCGGCCGCATCCAGGCAGGGGCCGCGCTCGACCGCCAGCATCATGCTGGCCGCATCCGCGCGCTCCTTGATGTGGCGGAAGATGCGCATGTTCCACGACTTGGCGAGCGCGCTTTCCAGCGGGATGCCCATGCCTTGCAGGAAGCTGTGGAAGCCCATGACGCCCAGCCCGACCGAGCGCTCGCGCATGGCGCTGTACTTGGCCCGCGCCATCGGCTCGGGCGCGCGGTCGATGAAGTCCTGCAGGACGTTGTCGAGGAAGCGCATCACGTCCTCGACGAAATGCTTCTCGCCGCGCCACTCCTCCCAGGTCTCGCAGTTGAGCGAGGACAGGCAGCAGACGGCCGTGCGCTCCTGGCCCAGATGGTCGGGGCCGGTCGCCAGCGTGATCTCGCTGCACAGGTTGGAGGTGGTGACCTTCAGCCCCAGCTCGCGCTGGTGGGCCGGCAGGTTGCGGTTGACCGTGTCGATGAAGACGACATAGGGCTCGCCCGTCGCGATGCGCGTCTCGACGATGCGCTGGAAGAGGGCGCGCGCATCGACCCGCGACATCACCTCGCCCGTGCGCGGGCTCTTCAGCGGGAAGTCCGTGCCGTCGCGCACCGCCTCCATGAAGGCATCCGTCAGCAGCACGCCGTGATGCAGGTTGAGGGACTTGCGGTTGAAGTCGCCGGACGCCTTGCGGATCTCGATGAACTCCTCGATCTCCGGATGGTCGACGTCCAGATAGACCGCGGCCGAGCCGCGCCGCAGCGAGCCCTGGCTGATCGCCAGCGTCAGCGAATCCATGACGCGGATGAAGGGGATGATGCCGGACGTCTTGCCGTTCAGGCCGACCGGCTCGCCGATGCCGCGCACCCGGCCCCAATAGGTGCCGATGCCGCCGCCGCGCGCCGACAGCCAGACATTCTCGTTCCAGGTGTTGACGATGTCGTCCAGGCTGTCGCCGACCGAGTTCAGGTAGCACGAGATCGGCAGGCCGCGGCCGGTGCCGCCGTTCGACAGCACGGGCGTCGCCGGCATGAACCACAGGCGGCTCATGTAGTCGTAGATGCGCTGGGCGTGGGCGCCGTCGTCGGCATAGGCGTCGGCCACGCGCGCGAACAGCGACTGGTAGGTCTCGCCGGGCAGCAGGTAGCGGTCGTTCAGCGTCGCCTTGCCGAAATCGGTCAGCAGGGCATCCCGCGTGGGGTCGATCGTCACCCGTCCAACCCGCAGTGCCCGGAAATCGCCGTCCATGATCTTCCCCCAGAACCCCCGGAAATGCTGGCTTCCAGGGGTACGATATGGCTTCCCCCGCCTGTGCCGGCAACGGCGCGACGCGGGGCTTGATGAACCCGACGCGAAGCGCGGCCCCATATCTAGGTTCAGTTTAAGGTCGCCTGTCAATATCTTGACATAACCGGATTTCGTTGCCGGCCCGGTCCGGCCCATGATACCGCCACTGTTCCCCGCCGCAGGAGCCGCCATGCCCGCCGCCGACCAGCCCTCCACCCCGCCGGTCCTGACCATCGAGGGCGCGCGGGCGACCGTCCGCCTGAATCGCCCGGCCCAGCACAATCGCATCGAACCGGACGACCTGCGGGTCCTGATGGACCATTTCTCGGCCGCCGCGGCCGATCCGGCGGTGCGCGTGCTGGTGCTGACGGGCACCGGCCGCACCTTCTGCGCCGGCTACGACATCGGCGCGCTGGCCCGCGGCCGGGTGCCGGTCGGCGGCGCCGATTCGCCGCCCCTCTTCGGCGACGTGGTCGACCGGCTGGAGGACCTGACGCTGCCCACCATCGTGGCGCTGAACGGCGGCGTGTTCGGCGGCGGCACCGACCTGGCGCTCGCCTGCGACTTCCGCATCGGCGTCGAGGGCGCGCGCATGTTCATGCCGGCAGCCCGCCTGGGCCTGCAATACTACACGACCGGCCAGCGCCGCTATGTGGAGCGGCTGGGGCTGGGTGCGGCCAAGCGCCTCTTCCTGGCGGGGGAGACGCTGGATGCCCAGGCGATGCGCGATATCGGCTATCTCGACGAGATCGTCCCGGCCGAGGGGCTGGAGGCGCGCGTCGACGGACTGGTCGGGCAACTCGCGGTCGGCTCTCCCCGGGCCATCGTCGGCATGAAGCGGACGCTGAACTCGATCGCCCGCGGCACGCTCGACCGTGCGGCGGCCGATGCCGCCTATGCCCAGAGCATCCAGTCGGCCGACGCGGCCGAGGGCGTGCGCGCCTGGCACGAGAAGCGGCCGCCGAACTTCACCGGCAACTGATCCCCAGGCGGACGGTCGCCCGCACGTCCAGCCGGCGCCCGTCCCATGCGACCAGCGACAGCGCGTCGATGGTGAGGGGCGTTCCCGCCAGCCCGGCGGCCAGCCGCCGCACCCGGCGCGCGCCCGCGGCGTCGAGGCCGGCTGCCACGGTGACGTGCGGGTGATAGGGGGCGGTGCCGCGCCGGTTGCCGTCGAGCGGCGGCCGCGACAGGCGGTGGTGCAGCCGGGCGAGCCGCCGGCCGCCGGCCGCAAGCGGCATCAGGACATACCAGCCGCGCGGCCCCGGGGTGCGCAGGGCATGCGCGTGGCCCAGCGTGCCGCGGATCGCCCCCGGCGTGGCGGATGCGGCCTGGCGGAGGCGGGCGAGGCCGGCGTCCATGGCCACGCCCGCCTTGGGGAAAGCCACGGTGACATGGGTGGGGACGATGCGGGCGCGGGGGTCGAACCGGGCGCGCAGGCGCTCGATCCGCCGGCCGGCTAGGCCGCGCACGACCGGGCGGCCGATCACCGCCAGCATCGCCACCATCGCTAGGCCAGCAGGTGGGCGGTGGCTCCCGGCAGCAGGGGCGGCACCAGCATCGGCGTGCCCGATTGCCGCAAGCCTGCCTCGAACTTGGCCATGGTATCGCCCGGCAGGCCGGCGGGCGGGCGGCGCCACGCATGGCGAATCCATGAGGTCTCGAACACCCAGGCGCCGCTGCCGGCGTCGATCGCGGCCGGCTCCTCCCCCGGCTCCACCGGCACGCCCTGGCGCGTGCCGCCGGCGCAGATCAAGGCACGATGCCCCAGCAGGCAGTTGCCGGCGCTATACAGGAACCGTCGATCGAGCGCTGCCCCGGGCGCCACGAACATGCCATAGAGGGTGGGCAGGAACCAGGCGAAGACCAGCG encodes:
- a CDS encoding 2'-5' RNA ligase family protein; this translates as MLAVIGRPVVRGLAGRRIERLRARFDPRARIVPTHVTVAFPKAGVAMDAGLARLRQAASATPGAIRGTLGHAHALRTPGPRGWYVLMPLAAGGRRLARLHHRLSRPPLDGNRRGTAPYHPHVTVAAGLDAAGARRVRRLAAGLAGTPLTIDALSLVAWDGRRLDVRATVRLGISCR
- a CDS encoding enoyl-CoA hydratase/isomerase family protein, coding for MPAADQPSTPPVLTIEGARATVRLNRPAQHNRIEPDDLRVLMDHFSAAAADPAVRVLVLTGTGRTFCAGYDIGALARGRVPVGGADSPPLFGDVVDRLEDLTLPTIVALNGGVFGGGTDLALACDFRIGVEGARMFMPAARLGLQYYTTGQRRYVERLGLGAAKRLFLAGETLDAQAMRDIGYLDEIVPAEGLEARVDGLVGQLAVGSPRAIVGMKRTLNSIARGTLDRAAADAAYAQSIQSADAAEGVRAWHEKRPPNFTGN
- the dut gene encoding dUTP diphosphatase, encoding MRCEIRLLRPAMLERFGMPGYQTPMAAGIDLVACLDLPLALHPQAPAILVPTGIAIHMADPGMAAMLYPRSGLAHKKGLVLGNGVAVIDPDYQGEIMVSVWNRNPTSGMDVITIQPGDRIAQMVFVPILRPELTVVAEFSAPSDRGTGGFGSTGIARS
- a CDS encoding ribonucleoside-diphosphate reductase subunit alpha: MDGDFRALRVGRVTIDPTRDALLTDFGKATLNDRYLLPGETYQSLFARVADAYADDGAHAQRIYDYMSRLWFMPATPVLSNGGTGRGLPISCYLNSVGDSLDDIVNTWNENVWLSARGGGIGTYWGRVRGIGEPVGLNGKTSGIIPFIRVMDSLTLAISQGSLRRGSAAVYLDVDHPEIEEFIEIRKASGDFNRKSLNLHHGVLLTDAFMEAVRDGTDFPLKSPRTGEVMSRVDARALFQRIVETRIATGEPYVVFIDTVNRNLPAHQRELGLKVTTSNLCSEITLATGPDHLGQERTAVCCLSSLNCETWEEWRGEKHFVEDVMRFLDNVLQDFIDRAPEPMARAKYSAMRERSVGLGVMGFHSFLQGMGIPLESALAKSWNMRIFRHIKERADAASMMLAVERGPCLDAADTGTMERFSHKIAIAPTASISIICGGTSAGIEPIPANLYTHKTLSGSFAVKNIHLQRLLREKGWDREEVWQSILEHEGSVQHLECLSEDERACFRTAFEIDQRWLLEFAADRTPYICQSTSLNLFLAGDAEKWDLLMLHYRAWEMGLKSLYYCRSKSVQRASFAGGVEADNTIDRRRLVAEVRDYDECLACQ